In Cicer arietinum cultivar CDC Frontier isolate Library 1 chromosome 7, Cicar.CDCFrontier_v2.0, whole genome shotgun sequence, the genomic window GTTATTGTGTTGATGATCCTGAAAAATTGATATTGCTGGAAATTGAGAGAGTATTGATGTGGATGACATATATTTTGGGTTTATAATTAGATAACAATGgagtttaattatatatatatatgcatgtgtttaattatttattttttgaattgtaaatagaGTTTTGAATGAACAGGAAAGATTTCTAAGAAAGTAACATCAATATATGATAGTGTTTATACAAAATTTGTATATGAAATAATAACATCAATATATGACgtttttaattgaatattttgtcGCATGGTTAACATATGAgagcttttttttctttaaaataacaCCTAcgacaacattttttttataaaaaaactctaTTAAATAACAGCTACGACAACATtcttcaaaagaaagaaaaaaacgtTTTAAAATACCACATACGACAACACTTTTCCTGCTTTCCTAGGAAAAGTGCTATTAAATGACAGTTATAACAGTGCTTTTTCTTCTTCCAAAAACCGCTATAAACACGCTATTAAAACCTACCTACTATAACACTTTTCAGAAAAAACACTATTAAATGTCACATACGACAATgttttttacattttcaaaaGTGTCATCGTACCTTTTAACAGCGCTTAAAAGTATTGttaaatgcataaaaaaaaCGCCATTAAAGTCTATTTTGGTGTAGTGTATTTAAACATTCTACATCGTCGTATCATATAACTCGTTATTTAAAGCATATTCCATcactttttttatgttaaaaaattatatgaaaaaattaaaaaatttgacttttaaaataaatggatTAATTTCGTAAATCGacaaatataatgaaattgaaaatatcaacttttttttttatgaatgacaCTTGGTCTTGTAAGTTGTAACAtggaaaattaaaaacataaactatGTTTTAAAATTACCAATAATGCCACGGTGTTTTCatccaaaacaatttttttaaaatgttttcaaagaaaattttttctaaattttaaataaaatacattttcgTTATCATTTTCTATTAAGAAAAATTCAAAGTAAACAAGGTTTAAATTATTCATCTTTAATGACTGTTTGAGATCTAATTACCTTTTTTAAATTACAGTGACAAATTAGTCCTTTCTAATTAAGTTGTTCTGGTTTAAgattaaaatgtgtttttatttgtcaaaaacTAAGAGGTCGTTTGATTTGttaaaatatgttttcatttttaatttctcattttcattttcagaaagtaaaaatatggaaattcatttttttctaccaaattttaactatcatttcataaaatatattgtaaataaaattttttaaaatgtatttaattcaaCCAGcttttaatctaaaataatttttattagtaaaaactattaattataactttatcacatgtatatttaataatattaacttttacgatgttatttattcataaatatGAACACCATATAAAAGTAATGCAACAAATATAATAGAATGTTTATCAGTTGTtcgtgtaaatttttttacactaatGGTCAATTTAATTGGTAGGTTATTTGTTGATGgcaattataaatattcattGAGATAATAAAGTCAAGGTCTATGTTCACCGTCAAAATACACCATCTTTCCTTAATGTTATATAATAAACAACACCttaactaaattaatatataatttatatacttttttgaaATTAgtatataatcatttttaatttctcattttccatctttttaaaacttaatttacttttttattttctatcatTGATATtcatttattgaaaatatattttgtatatttttttattaaaattatttccatttattattattattattattattattattattattattattattattattattattattattatcttttatttatttaatattgctTAAGATGTCCTTTTacttcattatttatttataataatagtttgaaatgactttataattaaatgaattattattattggaaaaagaaaaacaaaataacttttgtttagtGAAATAAAAAACAGAGAGAATGACTATTACTTGAAATTGAAACGTATGGTGCAGTGCATAGTGATTTCGCGACTAGTTAAGAGTACACAACGAAACGTATGTCAAAAACATAAGCAACGAACGTTGTAAAAATTACAACCATGCTACTGCGTTTTCAATTGAAAAGAAGTTTTCTTTGCTTTCAATTTTCACAATTtctcttaaaatattttcaataaaaatgtttccaaaatttaaacaaacatattttctctatcattttctatttttagtgaAAATGATAATAGAAAATAGAGCAAGTAAATTAATCCAAGTTTGCAAGTTTTCCTTGAAGAACCAAAAGGTGTCTTCattgaaaacaaatttttacTAAATCAATAGATAAGattatttaaagtttatttagCTATACGTATTACGAAGTTCGATTACGAAGTTAGACTAACAAATTAATAGTTAGATATTTTTTACCGAGATTTATTACTATGTACTTATACTAATGTGATAAATGGTCGGTCTTCATTCTAGAAATTATCTCGGTTATTGTTTTTACACTgagtatataaaaaattattcacggttttgtatttttaaataactattctttgaaagaaaaaaaatacacccttaCTTTTAAAGACTAGTGAGAAATCCTCATTTGAATAGACGATCTATTAACATTtgtagtttttattattttgttttaaaaaaaataagttttccaTTTAGAATGGTGACTTCTTAccacatttaaaaataaaaaataagaataataaaataataataataatataatttaataaattttttaaaaatacaataaaagaaccaaataatataaacaaaatattacaaCTATAAATTTGACTTGTTAGTAAAATTGgaataatgtttttttagtaTGATTGTTATTTATAAtagttcatttttttcttcttcaaaatataaataaaatattagaaagATCGACTAGAGTTTTCGGTAAtatccaattaatgttttgagTATGATCAATTATTCAacattattcatatttttttggttttttccCTCTATCGTCCATTTCACTTTTAAAACTAGGAATTATTTGGACGacttattttaagtttttgcattaaaaagttattatatcatattttaccTTCATATGAGAAATGTCACCCTTCATTGGATGCATGTGGTGATCCATTATTTgacctttttttttatgttgtccAATAAAGATCATTCAAAATATAACCAAATTCGACGATAGAGAAATACACTCAAAAAAATGTGAGCTATATTAGATAACCATCATACTAAAAAGCATTAGTCGAATGTTATTGACAACTATGGTCGAcctttgtaatatttttatttttattttatttttaacaattttattgaattattttattataattattttattatattattttacgtttttatattaaaataatgtaaaaaaaagtcGCCGTTAGACATAGCAATGGGTGAGTCGAGGATATAATTTGTCTCCTCCATTCCGCACTCAATTAATCGGGAAAATTCACATCTGCCTCCGTTTCTTATCAGTTATGAAATTTAGGTCTGCATCTCCGTCCATGACGAGGTTCAGATGTGTTCGTGCACATCTGCACCtattcatatataaaataataaatttaaaagtcttattaattataattaatataataaaataattattattatacaataataaaattaaaaaatattaaaatcatattatcTATAAAGTGAATattataacttataatatttaaaaaatattaaatatattaatatgtacatgtatataaaattttaaaatgacaataatattactagcgAGGGCAGGTTCGAGTGTGTGTTACATATCAATACTCCAAATCCGCCTCCaccttcaaattttaatttcgggGAAACCCGCACTTAATCAAAGTGGATTTTTCCCTCTTAATAAAGGTGGGTGCGGATTTTGTTGTCACCCCTAGTCGCTATTCTAAATGGcaaatttgtatatattttgaaaattaataattataaaaactaCAATTTAACATAAAGTGTCATTTTAAAGGTAGATGTCTTCAataagtcatttttttttaatggaaatctctcattaattttaaaagtaggATAAATTagtacataaattttaaaatgggaTATATTGATGTAGTTTTTTAAAAGTAGGGTAAATTagtacataatttttaaaattatatatttaaaaaaaaatatataaaaactacACTGTAACATACAGTGTCTGTCATTTTAAATGTAGATGTCTTTAATAAGTTGTTTTTTCATATGGGACCTTTCGTTAGTTTTAAAAGGAAGGTAAATTAGTACATAAATTTCAAAGTTAGATATATCgaagtattttattaaaagagggttatttaagaagaagaaaaagaaccATGATTGACAACtagaaaaatatcttttatttaacaaatcttaCCTGAACTCAAAAGGGAAATATCAATGAAAATATCCAAAACGAAAAATGATGACGAAATCAtgctaattaattaatcatacaCAAAGGGAAAACAACAGTGAGAAAACCCCTAAAAATTATTGCAACATAACATATCATATCGCTAATTTGTGCGAacctatatttaatttttcaaccCAAAACGGTTCCATGACACAACAACGCAGCACCAACGACAATAGTAACTGAATACATCAGAAACCTCGAAGAAGCTACCGATGCGCCACTGCTTTTTGACGGTGCCGGTGCCGGTGCCGTTGCCGTTGAACTTGATGACCCCGGTGGATTCGCTGCCCCTGCAGGTGTGGGAGACGGTGACGATGGCGTTCCCGGCGATGGAGGACTACTTATCGGTGTAGTGCTCGTCGGCGATGGAGATGGTGGTGTAGCTGCAGGTCCACCGGCTGGAGCGCTCGTCGGAGATGTAGATGAAGATGCGGGTCCACTGGCTGGAGCGCTTGCCGGAGACAGTGATGGAGATAAAGCTGCAGGTCCACCCGCTGGAGCGCTCGTCGGAGACGTAGCTGTAGGCCCACCAGCCGGAGGAGTGCTTATCGGAGAAGGAGAAGTAGCCGGAGGTACACCTGCCGGAGGGGTGCTTATTGAAGACGGAGATGAAGCCGTAGGTCCACCGGTCGGAGGGGTACTTGCCGGATATGGTGATACAGACGGGGAATTTCCAATCGGAGAAGGTGAAACCGAGGGAGTATATGCCGTTGGGGATCCAGATGGTGAAGGAGAAGATATTGGTGGTGGAACAGTGGgtgtttgtgtttgttttcGTTGGGACAAAACAACAAGGCTTAATTTCTGACCCTTCTCACAATTTTCATCTTTTCCACTAATGAAGTAAAATGGTCCTGATCGATCCAACGTCAACTCTGTCTCACCTTCTTCTAATTTCTTAATTGGGTTTGTCTTAATGCACTTTTCATAATCTTCTTTCTTCACTTCCAACACCGAGTCTGAACCCTTCTTATACTTGAAAACTatatcatcaaataaataattagacccacaaattataatttactttttttacgATTCAAAGGAAATACAAGGCTATTAATTTCAACTTGAATACAAAAGAgccttttcaaaaaaataaataacacaagAGCAACCATAAGAAAGTAAAGGCTCAAAATAACAAAATCCATGTATCACAACTATTTTCTAGATGTAAAATCAATCACACCCACTTGTAAAAGTGATCAAGTGGATGGAACATGATTTTCATCGGTCCAAATCATGTTTTACAATTACTTTTAATCAAAATCCATTTTACAAATTGAattcaatcaaaattaatttgtacCATATTCTTGATATCCTAATGATCCAAACCGAACTCCTTTTTCAGcccaaaatatattttgaggTATATCATTAAGAAAAACGTACGTGATGAACAAATAAAAACTTCATCTTTCAATTGAGTTAAACCAAGGAGttataaattacattaaattaatattatgtacGGTATGTTACCTATAGTGTCCTTGATTTGGAACCTGTTCCTTGCAGCCCATTGGTTGTAATTCTGAGAAGGGTTTAGAGTCCATCCATCACTTCCACCTACGTAGAATTTGAAGGCTTGGGAACTTGAGAGAAGAGTGAAGAGAAAAACGAAAAGAATTAGAGGTATCTTAAAATCCATAGCAATCAAGATGTGTGGAGGAGGGTATGTATGAATGGATATTAAGGTGTGTCTAATTTATAATGTTGATAGAAAGTACTATCACTATGTGTGAGAGAAATTGAATGGAAGGTAGACCAATGTGACAAAGTGATTGACTTCGATCAGTCTTATACTACTTATTCCAAGAAATGAGATGATACAAAACAAAGGGTGTCAAATGCGAGAGTGTAACGTGTGATCATAATTTGCTTTCATTGTGTAATTTCATACATTTAAGACCATACACTTGGCCTGTTGGCCATATCCCGAAGATTAGTCTTTCTAATTATGTTCGTCAAAAACAAATGTTTGTATTTATGATACTTacttaattttactttttattttgcaTATTCTTTATGTGGGAAACACCGTGTTTGGTCAGCGTGCATCGTACACAGCCACAAGGTTGAATTCTGAAAGGAAAATATCTCTctctttcatttttgttttagttaTGTAAATAACTttctgtttttaatttattattatagaaaTTTATTTATACTTCACTATctttacttttataaatatactttactatcttttagaaatttaaatatagcgttaaatgtattttgatgataataaaatatttattattaatatttaaattttaattcaacagataaatattaaaattgtaaattatattCGAATTTCTAGTAATAATTATACTATCTTATCTATTAAAAGATACTTATCATCTAAGTTAAGTTGCTACAACAAATTTCTGTTATGCTTTGTTTCTCACTTATTGCACGTTTTTGCGATGCTTCTTGCCATTTTATTTCTGCTGACTGGACAAAGAAAATTTTAAGTTAGCACTTACAACATGAtcttttaaatgatatgaaatTTTGTGAAAACTaaggtaatattttaatattaaatgaactttaatattaattaattatattaattagaaattaaaaaaatgactcAGCTACCATAAGCATAGCACATGAAGCTTAATATTGACCGGGTTAATGTGTTGGAAAATTCTAGTGAAGTGAGCAATTAAAATGTGTCGGTGAagttaaatttataatcaagagttgattgtcattttatttaatgaaattaagttaaattataGAGTATGTTATACTTAGTGTCTAACCCCACTCTTATATTACACTTGAGTTTTTAAGTTAATGAAATTtacacttatttttttttaatattttgtaaatttgactttctttaatatttttcgtatttatttctcatttttttaaaatatttttatattaatttagtttcttttaatattttcatttttttacacAATGGCTATTTGTTGACTTCTTTATAATTTTCGTGTTAACCTATACAATCGGCTAATACAATTATTtgcaaaaagaaatagaaaggtatatatatatatatatatatatatatgatatattaagttattaatatataaatcatattcaatctagttaattaaaatttaaatttttaagacaTGTTTAGTgtaattaattaagattaaaCTTTTACGTCGTAatcaatctaattaattaagatcGAACTATTGgtttgtcaaaatttatatcttaaattataattagtctaattagttaagGTTTAACCGTCAAATCATCAATATTAGACTTTCTTAGTAATACTTAGTTTAATTATGTTAGatcattgaaattataatttctaatgctatttaatctaattagttaaaattgaatcgttgaattgttgaaatttaattttttttaagggatatttagtctaattagttaaaattgagCAATTGGAtcgtcaaaatttaaatttataagttataatcGGTCTGGTTAATTGAGATTGAACCattgaatcatcaaaatttaaaattctaagtCATAGTTAGTCCAATTAGTTGAGATTGAATCATCAAATCACGAAGATTAAAACTTCTTAGTCATAGTTAGTCTAACTAGGAGACTAAATTGTTTGATCATTGAAATTAGAATATTTAACTAGTCTAATTAGTAAAAATTGAATcattaaatcattaaaatttaaatttttaagtcataattatttatgattgaaCTGTcagataattatatttaaatttataagacatatttaatttaattagttaagattaaaTTGTTCCATCGtcgaaatttaaatttcaaatacatAGTTATTCTAATTAATTAAGGTTGTACCATCGAAttgtaaaaattgaaatttgtatgtcataatcaatctaattaattaagattgaaCTCTCAcgtcacaaaaattaaaatttatcaattatagTTAATCTAATTAAGTTAAAATGAATTGTTAAaccattaaaatttataaattctttGTCGTATTTAGTCTAGTTAGGTTTGATTGAACCGacttaaattataatttctaagtGAGTTTTAGTCTAATCAGATAAGAATGACCCTTCAGATAATCGATATTCGAATCCCTTAATAATActaagtttaattattttaaattgaaccgtttgatcattaaaattaaaaattgttagacatatttcattttgttaagattgaatTGTCAgatcattaaaattatttttttaagtcatattTATTCTAATTAGTTGAGATTGAACCGTTGGATCGtcaatatttaaatttctaattgatatttaatctaattaattaGTCAACATTGAACCATCAGATTAtcgaaattagaatttttaagtattgattaatctaattaattaagattgaaCCGTTGGATCAtcgaaataaaatttataaggCATAGTTAGTCTAATTAGCTAAGATTAAATTGTATGATCATCGGAATTAGAATGTGTAAGTCATATTTAATCTAATCAATCAAGACTGAATTATTGGAtcatcaaaattacaatttctAAATCTTAGTCAGTCTAATTAGTTGAAATTTAACTATCAGACCATCGAAATTAGAATTTGTATGTCGTATTTAGTCTTAGAAGTTTAAATTTTGAGGATCTGATAATTGATTCCTAACAAATTagatttattatgatttagaaatttaaatttcgaGTATTCAATGGTTTAACCTTAAATAATTAGATTGACTATGACATATACATTTAAATTTCGACGATCTACTGGTTGTATCTTAACTATTTAGACAAAATatgacttaaaaattataatttcgatAATTCAACGATTCAATCTAAcctcaattaattaattatgacttaaaaattctaattttgataaatcaATATGTAAACATTAACTAATTAGACAaactatattaaataaattttaatttaaaatgatctaattgTACAATTTTTTTACTTGAATTAATAATCAactaatttgatatatataaatgtttaaattatataattttaatatatatatatatatatattaaataataatacaaaaattgaaaaagtttCACGAAATATATAATGGTTAAAAGAaatttcaaaatgtttaaaggaaactaaattaaattaatatatattaaatgcgCTCAAATATTTTAAGACAAACACTGTAGCTTGATGGCAAGGATATGAACTCAAAGTTAAGGATTTGATTCCATTTGATAGTGtttttggattttaatttttttttcttagaaaataaaattgaaaatatcagtagtaaattcaacaaataaatacaaatattaaagCAAAAAATTTGGGAGTAATGATAGTGCGCTATCAATCTCATTCATTGTGTAAAATTAGT contains:
- the LOC101497669 gene encoding uncharacterized protein; its protein translation is MDFKIPLILFVFLFTLLSSSQAFKFYVGGSDGWTLNPSQNYNQWAARNRFQIKDTIVFKYKKGSDSVLEVKKEDYEKCIKTNPIKKLEEGETELTLDRSGPFYFISGKDENCEKGQKLSLVVLSQRKQTQTPTVPPPISSPSPSGSPTAYTPSVSPSPIGNSPSVSPYPASTPPTGGPTASSPSSISTPPAGVPPATSPSPISTPPAGGPTATSPTSAPAGGPAALSPSLSPASAPASGPASSSTSPTSAPAGGPAATPPSPSPTSTTPISSPPSPGTPSSPSPTPAGAANPPGSSSSTATAPAPAPSKSSGASVASSRFLMYSVTIVVGAALLCHGTVLG